Genomic DNA from Hymenobacter jejuensis:
GAATACTGAGCAACTGACCCATATTCAGGGGCAGTTTATCTTCGAAAGAAACCTGGTTTTCTTTTAGGAATTCGACCAGAAAACGGAAGGTAAACAACAGCACTACAAACAGCCCGAACAGCAAGCCACGAGGCGTGCGCTCTTTCGTGCGGTTCCACATGCCGTAGAGCAGAATCAGCAGAAATATGCAGAACAGCGATTCGTAAATCTGGGTTGGGTGCCGCAACTCGTTGGGAATGTTGGTCAGCTCGTTGTGAATCTCGTTGTAGCGCGCAAATTTGAATGCCCACGGCACATCGGTCACGCGGCCAATGATCTCGGAGTTAAACAGGTTACCCAATCGGATCAGGGCGCCGCCTGAAGCGACCACAATTACAATGCGGTCGAGCACCCACAGGTAATCGAACTTGTTATTGCGCGCGAACAGCCAGGTAGCCAACAAGATGCCAATAGTAGCCCCGTGGCTGGCCAGCCCGCCTTCCCAGATCTTGAGAATGTCGAGCGGGTGCTTTAAGTAATAGTCGGGATCGTAAAACAAACAGTGGCCCAACCGCGCGCCAATTATGGTCCCAACCAGCATGTAGATGGTAATGACATCTACCCACCGCGGCGATACCTTTTCCGATTTGTAAATGTGCGTCAGGATGAACGTCCCCACCACAAAGCCCGACATGAACAGCAACCCGTACCAGCGCAACGTGAGCGGTCCGAGTTTGGCAATGATGGGCGAGGCCGTCCAGGTAATATAGGCAAGCAGGCTCATAGAAAAAGAGAAAGGAAATGGAAGGCCGAAAGTACGGAAACCCAGCCGGTTTATGGGGCAAACGCTACAGCGCCGCGAGTTCTTCGTGAAAGCCCCCGCTCAGGATCGGGAAGCGGAGCCACGAGCGCGGGTCCACGTTGTAGTCGTCGAGGTGGAAGGCAGGAGCGTAACGTTCGCGCTTCCACTGATTGCGTGCCCACAGCGAATAAAACCGCTTGACGTAGGTTTTGAGCTGCTCGGGGTCCTGCGCGGGGTCTTCCTCAATAAGGGTATTAAGTACTTGCTTGGGACTGAGGCGATTATAAAAAGCCAGCCGCTCGATGCGGTTGAGCAGCACGTAAGGCATCAGGTCGCGCTCGTCGGTTTGTTTGTCGGCGAGGGGGCGCAGCTCGGCCGTAGGCTGCAACGCATTGACGTGGCGAAGTGCTACATATCCCAACTCTTTTTCAGCCCAGCGCAGCCATTTCTTCACAAAATCTTTGTCGACATCCGCAATGGGCGAGATGCTGCCGGCCGTGTCGCCGTCCATGGTACAGTACCCAACGGAAGCTTCCGAGCGGTTGGACGTTGTAATTAATAGACAGTTTAACACATTGGTTAGCAACCAGATACCCGGAGCTCGCACCCGCGCCTGGATATTTTGCAGAGCCAAATCATCGGTCTGCCATTCTAGGGGGCGGTCCAAGGCCTGCTCGATTTTGCTTACGTAGCCACTTACTTCGTCGTCGATGGTCCAGTTGAAGAACACGGCCCCAAGCGAATCAGCGAGCTCCTTTGCCGATTGCTGGGTGTCATCCGAAGAATTGACAGTGCCTTGATAAGCGCAGGTCAGCAACCGCCGCACGAGCTGCAGATTGTCAGTTGGGTCTTCCTCAGTGGCAGGTGCCGTTTCCACTTGCTGAGGCGCCGGGCCGCCGGCACCCACCTGGGCCACAACTTTCTCAACGGCCGAAAAACAGCCGCTACGCCGTTTAAATTCTTCCACGCCTAGCTCCGCCACTCCTAGTCGCACCATTTCGGCTACGGCTACGGCGCACATGCAGGAGTCGGCACCGCCGCTGAGCGACAGCACAAAACCCCGGCTGCGGCTTTTGCGCATGTAATCGAACAGAGCTAAGCTCAGGGCTTGGTTGAGTTCACGGTATTCGTCGGGTGTGGGCAGCGGCACGATGGATTCGGCTACGGGTTGCTCCGTCGAAAAATCGACGTCGACGCATTCTACATCCACTTCTTTAAAGCTCAACAACTGATTACGCGTCAGCAAATGCCCATTGCGCGCAACCAGTATCTCGCCGTCATAAATCATGCGGCCGGCCTCATTGCCCAGCAGGTTGGCGTAGAGATACGTGCAGCGAAAATTGCGTGAAGCATTGAGGACGAGGTTGTAGCGCACGTCCGTCTTGCTCATTGCGAAGTGGCTGGCCGACGGATTGACAATCAAATCAACCCGGCCCATGAGCCGGCAGGCCGGACGCTCGTTGTCGGGCCGCCACGCATCCTCGCAAATCTCAAAACCGAAACGAACCCCCTTGTGCTCAAATACCAAGTCTCCGATGGGCCACTCCTGGCCTTGCCAGCTCACAATGCCCGTTTCGCCCGCGCGCCACGACGTAAACCAGCGCGGCTCGTAGTGGACGCCATCGTTGGCCAAAAATTGCTTCGCCGCGAAACCCAGGATTTCGCCGTCGCGCAGCACGCACGAAGTATTGTAGGTTCGGCCAGCGAGACGAATGGGCAAGCCTACGCACACCAGAATTCCTTGCGTACAGCTTCTGATTTGCTGTAAGTATTCAAGCGCCTCTGCCGAAAGCCAATCGTGCAGAAATAAGTCCTCGCAACCGTAACCCGTCAGGCATAGCTCCGGCAGGCACAGCAAGTCAACGCCCGCCGCTTTTGCCTGCTCGATTGCCTCACAGATGGTGCGAAGGTTGTGTTTCCAGTCGATTGGGATTTGGTTGAGGGCGGCGCCGGCAATTCTCATAAGGCAGGAGGAAAAGAAGCGAAATACTATCAGAGATTAACCGCAAAGCCTCTCCTGGGGTTGCGCTTTCCGCCGCAAGCTTTCCGCAGAACGTTGGGCAGCCAAGCTACCAGCAAGAATACCTATACCTATATAACCACTTGATAATCAAGTATCTGTATAGATATACCTTAAATACCTAGTGCTTCGAGGGCTCGTTCGGCGGCGGTTTGCTCGGCTTGTTTCTTTGATAAGCCCATGCCCATTGCCACGGCTTCGTTGTCGAGGAGAACGGTTGCCGAAAACTCCATCACCCCACCTGGCCGTGGTTGTCCCGAAATATCGTAGCGCAGGGATTTCCCCTCACGCTGCGCCCATTCGATAAGCTTACTTTTGAAGTTGGTGGTAGTCAGCGTCAGAGACTTTACGTCAACAAACGGCTTGATCAGCCTGCCGAGCACGAATTTTCGCGCCGATTTATAGCCTTGATCGAGGTAAATGGCGCCGACTAGCGCCTCTAAAGCATTGCCATTGACCGAGCGCGAACGCGCCGCGCGGCCTTGACCTGGATCTAGCTGCACCAGTTTATCCAAGCCCAACTTCAAAGCTAACTGATTGAGGCTCTCGCGATTAACAATACGAGAGCGCATTTCGGTCAGGAAACCTTCTTGCTCGTACGGGAATTTGCGGAATAAATATTCTGCTACCACCGCGCCCAGTACGGCATCGCCGAGGAATTCCAAGCGTTCGTTGGACTGATGCCGCGCAGTATCGCCCTGTTGACGCACTACTGACGAGTGCGTGAATGCTAAATGGTAGAGGCGAATATTATCGGGTGTGCTGCCCGTGACGGTGGCAATAGCTTGCCGAAAAGCCCGGTCTTGCCCCAGCAGCCGCCGGAAGAAACCGAACAGCGGAAGTGGCTGACCGGGCTTTGGCATTAGTCGCGGAATTTGCGAAACAGCACCGACGTATTATGGCCGCCGAAGCCGAAAGTATTACTCAACGCTACGTTTACGTCGCGCTTCTGCGCCACGTTGAACGTGAAATTTAACCGCGAATCCAGCTCGGGATCGTCGGTCGTGTGATTGATGGTCGGGGGAATGACGCCGTTCTGAATAGCCAGAATGGCCGCAATGGCCTCAATAGCGCCGGCCCCGCCCAGCAAGTGCCCCGTCATACTCTTGGTAGAGCTGATGTTGAGGTTGTAAGCATGTTCGCCAAACACGTGCTGAATGGCTTTTACTTCGGCAATGTCGCCCAGCGGTGTACTTGTGCCGTGCACGTTGATGTAATCAACCTCTTCTGGGGTGATTTTAGCATCCCGTAAGGCGTTGTTCATCACCAGAATTACGCCTTTACCCTCTGGGTGCGGAGCGGTCAGGTGATACGCGTCGGCCGACATTCCGCCACCGATGATCTCGGCGTAGATTTTGGCGCCGCGTGCCTGGGCATGTTCGAGTGCTTCGAGAATAAGCGCACCAGCACCTTCTCCCAACACGAAGCCGTCCCGTTCTTTATCGAAGGGGCGGGAAGCGGTTTCGGCAGAGTCATTGCGTTCTGACAGCGCTTTCAGGGCGTTAAAACCACCAATGCCTGCCTCCGTCACTGCCGCTTCCGAACCGCCCGTCACCATCACGTCGGCCATGCCGAGGCGGATGTAATTAAAGGAGTCGATAATGGAGTTAGACGACGAGGCGCAAGCCGAAACCGTCACGAAGTTGGGACCGCGGAAGCCATACTTCATCGAAATATGACCCGACGCGATGTCTGCAATCATTTTTGGAATGAAGAACGGATTGAAGCGCGGGGTTCCGTCGCCTTTGGCGAAGGCCACACACTCTTCCTGAAAGGTGCGCAGACCACCAATGCCCGATCCCCAGATGACCCCAATGCGGTCGTGGTCGATGGCGTCGGTAATGCCGGCATCGAGCACCGCCTGGTCGGCAGCTACTACAGCAAACTGCGAAAACAAGTCCAGTTTGCGGCCTTCCTTACGCTCGAAATGGTCCTCCGAGTTATACCCTTTTACTTCGCAGGCGAAGCGGGTCTTGAACTTACTGGCGTCGAAGCGCTGGATGGGGGCCGCACCGCTCACGCCGCGCGACAACCCGTCCCAATACTCAGCGACGGAATTGCCAATGGGGGTAAGAGCACCTAAGCCGGTTACAACGACTCTCCGAAGAGACATAAGCTAGCGGAAGAAGCGAAAAGAAGAACTACTAAAAAGCAAAACGGCCGGCGGCGGGCCGGCCGGTAAGCGAAAGCCGTGAAAAAGAGGCCGGAATTACTTGGCGTGCTCTTCGAGATAGCTGATCGCTTGACCTACGGTCGCGATGTTTTCAGCTTGATCATCGGGAATAGACACGTTGAATTCTTTTTCGAACTCCATAATCAGCTCGACAGTATCCAGCGAGTCAGCGCCCAGATCGTTTGTGAAGCTAGCCTCTGGAGTGACCTCCGAAGCTTCTACACCCAATTTATCGATGATAATGGCCTTTACTTTTTCTGCAATTTCAGACATTTCCGTGGGGGTTTGAGGAAAACTAGGCACAAATAACACTATCTTCCCTAACATTGTCAAACAAACCCACCCGAATCTTCAGGGTACAAGATTATGGCCGGGCCTGTTCCTTTCGGCTTTTGACGTGTGTACTTTTGCCCTTCTTTGCCTTCGTAGCTGCCTATGAAAATGCTGACGCTGGACGTTGAGTACGAGTGCGACTTCGATCTTTTCGGCGTGGTTTCATCGAGCCGGGAACACAAGCTAGCCTGGACGCTAAACCACGCGCTGCGCTTGCGACTGGTCAAACAACAAGATCTGATCTACGATTTGCTGGCCCGCGGCCGGCTCGTGATCAGCAACTATTTGCACACCACCGAAGCCATCACGCTGCGCTTGTTGCGTAACCGCTCGCTCGATCCGTCGATCTTGAAAAAGCCGTTTTTGGCTCCCGACATCAAGGAATATGATTACCTAATTCAGGTCAGCAACGGCACCGGGGCGCTGGCATCCGACGAAATATTGGATCGGCTGACTCGCCTGCCAGAGGTACAATACGCGTGTCAGTTCGACCCCAACTCCTTGAAATTCAAAGAAAATCTGCTCTTTTGAAGCATCAACTCAATTGCCCGGCTGCCGTCCTGAGCGCCGCGAAGAAGCTCATCATACGAGATAAGTATTTCATTATCAATGATATACACTCGTAGAGCTTTGTCGCCGTGCTGCCTTCAGGATGTCAGCCGTTTTTACTATTTGCTCACAACTCAAAAACTTCTTTCGTCATCTCATGGAATCTCTTCCTCATTTCAATAAAACTAAAATCGTAGCTACGGTCGGGCCCGCTTCAAATACCTATGACCGACTTTCTACCTTGGTTCGGGAAGGCGTGGACGTATTCCGGCTCAATTTTTCGCACGGTTCTTATGAAGATCACCTGCAGGTGATCAATGCGGTTCGCCGTCTTAACAAGGATTTGCGCACCCACGTGGGCTTGCTGCAAGACCTGCAAGGACCCAAAATCCGGTTGGGCGAAGTAGAAGGCGGCGCTGTCGAAATCAAGCCCGGCGACATCATCAAAATGGTGTGCGGCGAGAAAGAGATTAGCACAGCAACCCGCCTGAGCACCATCTACTTGGGCTTGGCCCGCGACGTAAAGCCCGGCGATGCTATTTTGATTGACGATGGCAAAATCGAGTTGCGCGTGCTCAGCACCGACCGCGAAACGGAAGTGGAGGCGGAAGTCATTTACGGCGGCACGGTAAAGCCGCGCAAAGGCATCAACCTGCCCAGCTCGGAAGTATCGGCACCGGCCATGACCGAGAAAGACATTGCCGACTTGCAATTTGGCCTTGAAAACGACGTGGAATGGGTAGCACTATCTTTTGCCCGCCGGGCCGAAGACATTCGCTTTATTAAAAAAATCATTGCCGAAAGCGGCAAGGAAACCCGGGTTGTGGCGAAAATCGAAACGCCCGAAGGCCTGAAAAACATTGACGAAATCATCGCCCTCACCGACGCAATCATGGTAGCGCGCGGCGACTTAGGCGTTGAGATCAAGGCCGAAGAAGTGCCGATGGCCCAGAAGCTTATCATCGAAAAATGTAACCGCGCTGGCAAGCCGGTAATTGTGGCCACGCAGATGATGGAAAGCATGATCACGAGCCCACGCCCCACCCGCGCCGAAACCAACGACGTGGCCAACGCCGTGCTCGACGGTGCCGATGCGGTGATGCTTTCAGCCGAAACTGCTGTTGGCTCCTACCCCACCGAAGTGATCCGCTCGATGGTAGCTACCATCCGCAGCGTGGAAACGGTGCGGGAAGACGTCTACAACCGACGCTTCCCCATCGACCCAGCCTCCGACTCGTTCATGGTCGACAGCGTACTGTCAGCAGCCTGTTCGCTGGCCCGCGACACCAATGCAAAAGTCATCACGGGCATGACGCACCGCGGCTATACGGCCTTCCAGCTTTCGAAGTATCGCCCGAAAGCCAACATCTTCATCTTCACAGACAACCGCCAGCTTCTCAACACGTTGAGCCTAGTATGGGGCGTGCGAGGATTCTACTACGACCGCTTCGTGAGTACCGATAACACCGTTTCGGACTTGAAGTATGTGCTGACCACGACCGGCAATTTGCAAAAGGGGGACGTATTCATCAACACAGCTTCGATGCCCATCAACGAGAAAGGCAAAGCCAATATGGTAAAAGTAAGTGTTGCATAAGTATTTGTCTATCAGATAATTACGTAGCTTCCAAAACAAAACCCCTTGCCGCAATCGTGGCAAGGGGTTTTGTTTTGGAAGCTACGTAAGCGCGCAACGCAAAAAGGCCTTGCGTGGACACGCAAGGCCTTTTCTATATAGAGCAGAAACGCTGGTTTGTTGCCGCTTAGGCAGCCAGCGAGTTCACGAACTTGGTCAGGCTCGACTTGTTGTTGGCTGCCTTGTTCTTGTGAATGATGTTTTTCTTGGCCAGACGGTCAAGCATCGACGTGACTTTCTTCAACAGCTCCTGAGCTTCAGTTTTGCTGGAAGAGGCACGGAGCTTTTTGATAGCCGTACGGGTAGATTTAGCTTGGTAACGGTTCAACACGCGCTTGGCTTCGTTGGAGCGGATGCGCTTGAGGGCCGACTTATGATTCGCCATGATGGAAAAGTTGACGTTCTGCTCGAATTCGTTTTCAATTGGGTTGGCAAAGGTAAGGCTTTGATTTGAAATAGCAAACACATACTGTCAATTTGACTTTCCGCTCATGAGCTGAGCATGGCCGTAACAACCCGTAAGTGTACCGCTGCGTTTCGGCTTTCTTCCAGCCTCTTATTGCCTATGAAGTACCTAACCCGAACCATCTGGCTGTTGTCGTTGGTGAGTTTATTCACTGATTTGGCCAGCGAGATGCTCTATCCGGTGATGCCTTTGTACCTAAAAAGCATCGGGTTTTCGGTGGTGCTAATCGGAATTCTGGAAGGCGTAGCGGAAGCAACGGCCGGCCTGAGCAAAGGCTACTTCGGGCAATGGTCGGATCGCATAGGGCGGCGTTTGCCTTTTGTACAATGGGGTTACGGGCTCAGCGCACTGTCTAAGCCCATGATGGCGGTACTTCAGTTGCCGTGGTGGGTATTTCTGGCGCGTACCACCGATCGGTTAGGCAAAGGCCTTCGGACGGGCGCACGAGACGCGCTACTCTCCGATGAGACCACGCCCGCCTTCAAAGGGCGTGTGTTCGGATTCCACCGGGCTATGGATACGCTGGGCGCGGTGTTAGGACCCACTGTGGCCTTGTTCTGGCTGGCAGCACGCCCCACCGATTACCACAACCTCTTTCTCTTGGCTTTTCTGCCCGGCGTGGCGGCCATATTCATCACGCTGCTGGTCAGGGAAAGGTCACGCGCTCCTTCTGGCAAGCCCATCCAGCCGTTTTGGGCATCCTTTAGCTACTGGCGGCGAGCTCCGATAAGTTACCGTAGGGTCGCCAGTGCCTTGTTACTGTTCGCCTTATTCAACAGTTCCGACGCCTTTCTGTTGCTGTTGGCTAAGCAGAGGGGGCTTTCGGATGCCACGGTTATTGGGCTGTATATTTTCTACAATCTCGTCTACGCTGCCGCGGCTTTTCCGGCCGGTCACCTCTCCGATCGGTTGGGGCCGCGCCGTACCCTAGCCACAGGCTTGGTGCTGTTTGCACTGGTATACGCCGGGGCCACATTGGCCAAAGACCCGCTGTTTTTTGGGTTTCTATTTGGGCTGTATGGCCTGTATGGTGCTGCCTCCGAAGGGGTTAGCAAGGCATGGCTTAGCAACCTTTGTGCCTCTACCGACACCGGAGCAGCCCTCGGCACTTATGCTGGGTTGAGCAGCTTAGCGGCCTTGGGAGCCAGCACGCTGGCTGGGTTTATCTGGTTTTGGGGTGGGCCGGCGCTTACCTTTGCGCTTTCTGGCGGAATCGCTTTGCTAGTGGCTCTTTATTTGGGTTTGGCCCAAACCGAACACTCAAAAGCTTAGCGTTTTACTTCACCAAAACGACATAAAATCGGGCATATCTTACTAGTATGCATGCCGAGCTTTCGTTATATTTAGATTCCGCCGGCTACTTAACTAGATTGATTCGTTATGCCGCTCGTCACTCACTCCCGCTATCAACCGCCGTTTTATTTATTCAACGGCCACGTACAAACTATTGTCCCGAGCATTCTGCGCTCCGTACCGGACGTTAGCTACCAGCGCGAACGGGTAGAAACCGAAGATGGGGATTTCCTGGATTTAGACTGGTCAAGACTCCCTAACCAACACACTGATACCTTGGCGATTGTATCACACGGTTTGGAAGGTGATGCCGGCCGGCCGTATGTACGCGGTATGGTGCGCGCGCTGAATCGGGCTGGCTTCGATGCCTTGGCTTGGAACTACCGCAGCTGCAGCGGCGAAATGAACCGCTTGTTGCGCACCTATCACCTCGGCGACACCGAAGACCTTGACTTTGTAGTACGTTATGCCTTGGGCAAAGCGCGCTATCGGCGGGTATACCTCACTGGGTTTAGCGCCGGAGGCAACGTGACGCTCAAGTACTTAGGTGAAAACCCCGATAAAGTCCCGCGTCAAGTCGAACGTGCTGCTGTGTTTTCGGTGCCTACCGATCTGAAGTCGAGTTCGCATTATATCTCGCGCTTCCAAAATCGGATTTACCTCAACCGATTTTTGAAATCGCTACGGGAAAAAATGCGGCAGAAAGCCGAGCTGCTGCCCGGCCAGATCAATTTGGCCGACATCGATCAGCTGCAGGACTTTCCGCAGTTCGACGACCGCTTTACGGCTCCTATGCACGGCTTTAAGTCAGCCGAAGAATACTACGAGTATTCCAGTTCGGGCCGGTATTTGAGCGGGATTCGCATCCCTACGCTTCTGGTAAACGCAGTCAATGATCCCTTCCTGCCGCCCTCTTGCTTTCCGCGCGAGGTGGCCGAGAAAAGCAACTATGTTTTCCTCGAAACGCCGCAGGAAGGCGGCCACGTCGGTTTTGCCGAAGGCTCGCCCGATGGCGAATATTACTCGGAGCGCAGAGCTATCGAGTTTCTTACGGCCCAAATCCCGGCTTAACGGTTGCGTTACTTCGGGATTTTCGGCAGTTTCTTATCGTTTCTTGGCTAAGCTATTCGGCACAAACACGACTTTTTTCGTTTCGAAGAACTCCTCCGTGAAATAATCGCTCAGGTTGTAAACCGTAGCCGGCAAGCCCGACTCGTCAATTTCTTCTGCCAGATCGCCGCCTTTCAAATAATACAGGCCTGTAGCCGCATCGACGCTGGGCTTATAGCGGTGCTCGATCCAGGTGTAAAACGTAGCCAAGCGCGCAACGGCGCGGCTCACTACATAATCGTATTTGGGCCGCAATTGCTCGGCGCGGGTTTGCTCGGCGGTCACGTTGTGCAGCTTCAGCGCATGCGCCATGTCCTGCACCGCCCTGATTTTCTTGCCGATGCTGTCGACCAAATGAAACTCGACTTCCGGGAATAATATGGCCAACGGCAAGCCTGGCAGTCCGCCCCCCGTGCCTACATCGAGCACCGAAGTACCCGGCGCAAACTGTACCACTTTGGCAATGCCCAGCGAATGCAAAAAATGGCGCTCGGCCAAGTTGTCGACGTCGGTGCGGGCAATGAGGTTGAGGCGCTCGTTCCAGCCGCGAAATTCCTGCGCTAGCAGTTGAAATTGCAGGCGCTGCTGGTCGGTAAGATCGGGGAAGTAGTGAAACAAGATGTCCATCGGAACAAAGGTATCGGATGTAGCCATACGGCTCCCATGCCGAAACCGCGGCATCTGTAAAAAGAAAATGCTCCGACTGGAAGCCGGAGCATTTTCTTTTATAACTATTTTATAATCAAATAGTTATATAATATGCTTTTTGTTCTTCACCATGTCATAGAGCAACTCGCGGGCGCGGTGCAGTTGGGCTTTCACGGTACCGAGCGGCGCTTTTAGCTCCTGCGCAATTTCTTCGTAGCTCAACTCATCGAAGTAGCGCAGCGTGACGAGGCGCTGGTATTTGTCGGGCAGCCGCGATACCACGTGCTGCATGATTTCGATTTTCTGATTTTTGATGGCTGACTCCTGCGGGTTCAAGTTTTGATCGCGGAAATCAATGGTGATCTCGTCGCCGTTGTCGATTTTGATGGCCGAATCAATCGACATGGTTTTGATTTTATTCTTGCGGATAAAATCGATGCAGTTGTTGGTGGCAATGCGGAAAAGCCACGTGCTAAATGCGTATTCGGGGTTGAATTTGTGCAGGTTACGGAAGGCCTTGGCAAAGGCTTCGATCGTGAGATCTTCGGCGTCGTCGGGGTTGCGGACCATCTTGAGGACCACGTGGTATACCGGCTTTTTGTAGATCTGCATCAGCTCGGCATAGGCTTTTTCATCGCCTTGTTCCACAGCTGCCCGAATCAGCTTGAAATCATGCTTGGCTTTGGCAGAAAACTGTTTTTGAATTTCCTGATTGTTTACTTCCATCGGAGGTTACGGTAGAGGAACAGCGAAATTCCCAGAGCGAGATAGTAAAAAAAATAAACAGCGTCGAGGACAGGCAGCAGAACTATCGGCAGCCGGTCATGAAGGCGGCGGCCAACTTGGGAATAAGTAAAGCAAAGGATGCTGGTGCGCACGAACCACACTGCGGCCAAAGGTACCCAATCAGGGCGGGAAAATAGTAGTCCAAGCGTTGTGAAATAAAAAAGCAGATTAGTACCAATAAAGTTTCCTATTCGGAATTGATCGGCCAAACGATAGCGGCGGCCGGCCGACAGGTGGCGTCGTTTCTGATGCCACCAAGCGCTCCAAGTAGAAGCCGGTTTGCTAAGCGTGTGCGCGGCCGGCTCCGCGACTACCGTCACCCGCATCCCGTGCTGCACGGCGTCCTGCACCAGCAGGTCGTCGTCGCCTCCGAGGCTGCGAATGTGAGAAGCAAAGCCTTTGGTTGTCCGGAAACAACGGAGGGAATACGCCATGTTTCGGCCCACTCCCATATAAGGTTTTCCTCGCCACGCGAACGACAAATACTGTGCTCCGGTGAGTAGGGTTTCAAAACGGACGAGCTTATTTAAAAACCCAGATTCAGGCGCATAAGCCGAGTACCCGATCACCAAGTCGGCGGGGCGGGCAAAGCCGCGTTGCATCAGCCTGATCCACTGATTGGTAGCCGGAATGCAGTCGGCGTCGGTGAACAACATTTGCTCGTAACGCGCCGATTTGATGCCCAGCGTCAGCGCATATTTTTTTGGCGACAAGCCCAGCGGAGTCGTACTCACAGTTACCAGCTGCACGTTGGGAAAGTACTGGGCGAGCTGCTGCGCGTAGAGATACGTGTCGTCGTCTGAGCGGTCGTCGACCAAGACGATTTCAAATCCCACCGGATACTCTTGCTGCAAGAGCAAAGGCAGCAGGCGCCGTAGGTTGTCAAGTTCGTTGTGCGCGCACACCAACACCGACACGGGTTCGGCCGCGCCGGCGTTGTCCTCGGGCTCGGTGGGCCGATTGGCGAATGGCAAAAAATAATAGGCCGCGTAGTACAGCTGCACCAGCACGCAGGCCAGCAACAGCCACAGGGCCGGAGAAAAAGAAAGAAGCAACACGGGGTATCCGGATAAGCCGGCAAAAATAGGTATTCATCAGCAGCAAACGGCGCCAAGGGGTTACCTTTGCGGTTTGTAATTGTGACTGAATGACCTTCGATCTCGTAGCCCAAGATTCCCAGACCAAAGCCCGCGTCGGCGTGGTCACCACGGCGCACGGCGCCATCCAGACGCCGATTTTTATGCCGGTCGGCACAGTGGGCACGGTGAAAGCCGTGCAGCAGCGCGACTTAGTTAACGATGTACAGGCCCAAATTATTCTGGGCAATACCTATCACCTCTACCTGCGCCCCGGCCTCGATATTTTGCGCCAGGCAGGCGGCTTGCATAAATTCAACGGCTGGGATCGGCCCATCCTGACCGACAGCGGTGGCTACCAAGTGTACTCGCTTAGCGGCACGCGCAAAATCAAAGAGGAAGGCGTCAAATTCCGCTCCC
This window encodes:
- the lgt gene encoding prolipoprotein diacylglyceryl transferase; its protein translation is MSLLAYITWTASPIIAKLGPLTLRWYGLLFMSGFVVGTFILTHIYKSEKVSPRWVDVITIYMLVGTIIGARLGHCLFYDPDYYLKHPLDILKIWEGGLASHGATIGILLATWLFARNNKFDYLWVLDRIVIVVASGGALIRLGNLFNSEIIGRVTDVPWAFKFARYNEIHNELTNIPNELRHPTQIYESLFCIFLLILLYGMWNRTKERTPRGLLFGLFVVLLFTFRFLVEFLKENQVSFEDKLPLNMGQLLSIPLVIIGLWVVLRAGKWPGNPYGFAPRDLEQDAADEKPKAIAKSK
- the nadE gene encoding NAD(+) synthase, encoding MRIAGAALNQIPIDWKHNLRTICEAIEQAKAAGVDLLCLPELCLTGYGCEDLFLHDWLSAEALEYLQQIRSCTQGILVCVGLPIRLAGRTYNTSCVLRDGEILGFAAKQFLANDGVHYEPRWFTSWRAGETGIVSWQGQEWPIGDLVFEHKGVRFGFEICEDAWRPDNERPACRLMGRVDLIVNPSASHFAMSKTDVRYNLVLNASRNFRCTYLYANLLGNEAGRMIYDGEILVARNGHLLTRNQLLSFKEVDVECVDVDFSTEQPVAESIVPLPTPDEYRELNQALSLALFDYMRKSRSRGFVLSLSGGADSCMCAVAVAEMVRLGVAELGVEEFKRRSGCFSAVEKVVAQVGAGGPAPQQVETAPATEEDPTDNLQLVRRLLTCAYQGTVNSSDDTQQSAKELADSLGAVFFNWTIDDEVSGYVSKIEQALDRPLEWQTDDLALQNIQARVRAPGIWLLTNVLNCLLITTSNRSEASVGYCTMDGDTAGSISPIADVDKDFVKKWLRWAEKELGYVALRHVNALQPTAELRPLADKQTDERDLMPYVLLNRIERLAFYNRLSPKQVLNTLIEEDPAQDPEQLKTYVKRFYSLWARNQWKRERYAPAFHLDDYNVDPRSWLRFPILSGGFHEELAAL
- the rnc gene encoding ribonuclease III — protein: MPKPGQPLPLFGFFRRLLGQDRAFRQAIATVTGSTPDNIRLYHLAFTHSSVVRQQGDTARHQSNERLEFLGDAVLGAVVAEYLFRKFPYEQEGFLTEMRSRIVNRESLNQLALKLGLDKLVQLDPGQGRAARSRSVNGNALEALVGAIYLDQGYKSARKFVLGRLIKPFVDVKSLTLTTTNFKSKLIEWAQREGKSLRYDISGQPRPGGVMEFSATVLLDNEAVAMGMGLSKKQAEQTAAERALEALGI
- the fabF gene encoding beta-ketoacyl-ACP synthase II; translated protein: MSLRRVVVTGLGALTPIGNSVAEYWDGLSRGVSGAAPIQRFDASKFKTRFACEVKGYNSEDHFERKEGRKLDLFSQFAVVAADQAVLDAGITDAIDHDRIGVIWGSGIGGLRTFQEECVAFAKGDGTPRFNPFFIPKMIADIASGHISMKYGFRGPNFVTVSACASSSNSIIDSFNYIRLGMADVMVTGGSEAAVTEAGIGGFNALKALSERNDSAETASRPFDKERDGFVLGEGAGALILEALEHAQARGAKIYAEIIGGGMSADAYHLTAPHPEGKGVILVMNNALRDAKITPEEVDYINVHGTSTPLGDIAEVKAIQHVFGEHAYNLNISSTKSMTGHLLGGAGAIEAIAAILAIQNGVIPPTINHTTDDPELDSRLNFTFNVAQKRDVNVALSNTFGFGGHNTSVLFRKFRD
- a CDS encoding acyl carrier protein, which produces MSEIAEKVKAIIIDKLGVEASEVTPEASFTNDLGADSLDTVELIMEFEKEFNVSIPDDQAENIATVGQAISYLEEHAK
- a CDS encoding IPExxxVDY family protein, which gives rise to MKMLTLDVEYECDFDLFGVVSSSREHKLAWTLNHALRLRLVKQQDLIYDLLARGRLVISNYLHTTEAITLRLLRNRSLDPSILKKPFLAPDIKEYDYLIQVSNGTGALASDEILDRLTRLPEVQYACQFDPNSLKFKENLLF
- the pyk gene encoding pyruvate kinase gives rise to the protein MESLPHFNKTKIVATVGPASNTYDRLSTLVREGVDVFRLNFSHGSYEDHLQVINAVRRLNKDLRTHVGLLQDLQGPKIRLGEVEGGAVEIKPGDIIKMVCGEKEISTATRLSTIYLGLARDVKPGDAILIDDGKIELRVLSTDRETEVEAEVIYGGTVKPRKGINLPSSEVSAPAMTEKDIADLQFGLENDVEWVALSFARRAEDIRFIKKIIAESGKETRVVAKIETPEGLKNIDEIIALTDAIMVARGDLGVEIKAEEVPMAQKLIIEKCNRAGKPVIVATQMMESMITSPRPTRAETNDVANAVLDGADAVMLSAETAVGSYPTEVIRSMVATIRSVETVREDVYNRRFPIDPASDSFMVDSVLSAACSLARDTNAKVITGMTHRGYTAFQLSKYRPKANIFIFTDNRQLLNTLSLVWGVRGFYYDRFVSTDNTVSDLKYVLTTTGNLQKGDVFINTASMPINEKGKANMVKVSVA
- the rpsT gene encoding 30S ribosomal protein S20, with translation MANHKSALKRIRSNEAKRVLNRYQAKSTRTAIKKLRASSSKTEAQELLKKVTSMLDRLAKKNIIHKNKAANNKSSLTKFVNSLAA